A genomic window from Glycine soja cultivar W05 chromosome 10, ASM419377v2, whole genome shotgun sequence includes:
- the LOC114371612 gene encoding uncharacterized protein LOC114371612 has translation MPTDEDTTNLAMEDPPPPNDRPTVTLFNEAFHPSKVATKAVTLSIRQQFGQPWPTWGAIPKDHQELSFQRFKSEELGRSIYVDEVFQQTHLQKDTGQFVDDRSRQTHEEFEARLSEARFDVASSVGESQLTPLDPPEEQRLRSRCWVAAAGPKRKGRLYGTGDLARTYKCGNDIFIQHTQGSSSRTEDVAEINRLREELHQSKEEMCVFQSVVL, from the exons ATGCCTACAGATGAAGATACTACAAATTTGGCAATGgaagacccccccccccctaatgATCGTCCTACGGTTACGCTATTCAATGAAGC gttCCATCCATCTAAGGTTGCGACAAAGGCTGTCACTTTGTCCATTAGGCAACAATTTGGTCAGCCTTGGCCTACATGGGGAGCGATTCCAAAAGATCatcaggaactttctttccAACGTTTTAAG TCAGAGGAGCTTGGTCGATCTATATATGTAGATGAGGTCTTTCAACAAACTCATTTACAAAAGGATACTGGTCAATTTGTCGATGATAGATCTAGACAAACACAT GAAGAATTTGAGGCTAGACTATCTGAAGCTAGGTTTGATGTTGCATCAAGCGTTGGTGAATCACAACTCACTCCTTTAGACCCTCCTGAAGAACAAAGACTTAGGAGTCGATGTTGGGTTGCGGCTGCAGGACCAAAGCGTAAAGGACGCCTTTATGGTACTGGAGACCTTGCTCGTACTTACAAATGTGGAAATGACATCTTCATACAGCATACGCAAGGATCTTCCAGTCGCACTGAAGATGTTGCAGAGATTAACCGACTGAGGGAGGAGCTACATCAATCAAAGGAGGAGATGTGTGTTTTTCAGTCAGTTGTCCTTTAG
- the LOC114371058 gene encoding cell division cycle 20.2, cofactor of APC complex-like — protein sequence MWNLEHDWYSPKSLLSTPTHYDFPGDRFIPNRSLMDLDQAHSLLTNRTRKIQNKEFNDLYRQIVDEKLNLDSEGNPFKMLVFRGSPKSSRKSILHIDEMREEEAAALQNTSNQHYYRRRLPKKESRILDAPNIRNDFYSNIMDWGNNNILAIALDSDMYLWNSENKNVFKLFKATNNDFPTSVSWSEDTKYLAIGFMNSKLQLWDAETSKPIRILQGHGHRIATIAWNGQILTSGSHDKYIINHDVRARNNVISQVKAHKAEVCGLKWTRRSNMLASGGNENHIYVWDLVKMSSSNFLHCFKDHCAAVKALAWCPYDSSVLASGGGTEDSCIKLWNVKKGSSICSIDTNAQVCGLEWNRHHKELLSGHGFSTSAHHNQLCMWKYPSLTKVGGLDRHASRVLHLCQSPDGLTVVSAGADESLRFWDVFGPPVNNTSEISDLDNLLSLKVSPIR from the exons atgtggaatCTGGAACATGATTGGTACTCTCCCAAGAGTCTCCTCAGCACTCCCACCCATTACGATTTTCCA GGTGATAGGTTCATTCCGAATAGGAGTTTGATGGATCTTGATCAAGCCCATAGTTTGCTCACAAACAGAACCAGGAAAATTCAGAATAAAGAATTCAAT GATCTGTACAGACAGATAGTGGATGAGAAACTAAATTTGGATTCAGAAGGAAATCCATTTAAGATGTTGGTTTTTAGGGGAAGTCCAAAATCAAGCCGAAAATCCATTCTTCATATCGATGAGATGCGAGAGGAAGAAGCAGCGGCATTGCAAAACACTAGCAATCAACATTACTATCGTAGAAGACTGCCTAAG AAAGAATCAAGGATATTGGATGCACCAAATATTAGAAATGATTTCTACTCAAACATCATGGATTGGGGGAACAACAACATTCTCGCTATTGCTTTGGACTCAGACATGTACCTTTGGAACTCAGAGAATAAGAATGTATTTAAGTTGTTTAAGGCCACTAACAACGATTTTCCTACTAGTGTTTCCTGGTCAGAGGATACCAAATACTTGGCAATAGGATTTATGAACTCAAAACTTCAACTCTGGGATGCAGAAACTTCCAAACCA ATAAGGATCCTGCAAGGTCATGGTCATAGGATAGCAACCATTGCATGGAATGGTCAAATTTTAACTTCTGGAAGCCATGACAAATATATAATCAATCATGATG TTAGAGCGAGAAATAATGTGATTTCTCAGGTAAAAGCACACAAAGCAGAAGTTTGTGGTTTGAAATGGACAAGAAGGAGCAACATGTTGGCAAGTGGTGGAaatgaaaatcatatttatgTATGGGACTTGGTTAAAATGAGTTCATCCAATTTCTTGCACTGTTTTAAGGACCATTGTGCCGCAGTCAAGGCCCTTGCCTGGTGCCCTTATGATTCAAGTGTACTTGCTTCTGGAGGTGGCACTGAAGATAGTTGTATCAAGTTATGGAATGTAAAAAAGGGATCCAGCATTTGCAGCATAGATACTAATGCTCAG GTTTGTGGATTAGAATGGAATAGACATCACAAGGAGCTTTTAAGTGGTCATGGATTTAGTACAAGTGCACATCACAACCAACTTTGTATGTGGAAGTATCCATCCTTGACTAAAGTGGGAGGTTTGGACCGTCACGCTTCCAGAGTCCTCCATCTATGCCAG AGTCCAGATGGGTTAACAGTGGTGTCAGCTGGGGCAGATGAAAGTCTTCGCTTTTGGGATGTGTTTGGGCCACCTGTCAATAATACTTCTGAGATCTCAGACCTTGATAACCTTTTGTCTCTCAAGGTGTCCCCAATAAGATGA
- the LOC114370312 gene encoding superoxide dismutase [Fe], chloroplastic-like isoform X2, whose protein sequence is MNLLSSPSSAASTSLSPSCFLPCYPHHGFSSGTFKFSKKESRCIRKAGSITAKFELKPPPYPLNSLEPIMSEETIEYHWGKHHRTYVDNLNRQIDGTDLDGNSLEDTMVILYNKGDILPAFNNAAQAWNHDFFWESMKPGGGGRPSGELLKLIERDFGSLKKFLDEFKTAASAQFGSGWAWLAYKESRLDVGNVLNPLQSGEDKKLVVVKTPNAVNPLVWNYYYPLLTIDVWEHAYFIDFQNQRRDYISVFMDKLVSWDAVSSRLEQAKALIEEREREAERKSRDEEKPTSSEATPEIFSDSDADLDAE, encoded by the exons ATGAATTTGTTATCATCGCCTTCCAGTGCCGCTTCTACTTCTCTATCACCTTCCTGTTTTCTTCCTTGCTACCCTCATCATG GGTTCTCTTCTGGTACCTTCAAATTCTCCAAGAAAGAG AGTAGATGTATAAGGAAAGCTGGAAGTATCACTGCAAAGTTCGAGTTGAAGCCACCACCATATCCACTG AATTCTTTGGAGCCAATTATGAGTGAGGAGACAATCGAATACCATTGGGGGAAGCATCACAGGACTTATGTAGATAATCTGAACAGGCAAATTGATGGAACAGATCTAGATGGGAATTCACTTGAGGACACTATGGTTATTTTGTACAATAAGGGTGACATTCTTCCAGCCTTCAACAATGCAGCGCAG GCATGGAACCATGACTTCTTCTGGGAGTCCATGAAACCTGGTGGTGGTGGAAGGCCATCTGGGGAGCTTCTAAAGCTGATTGAAAGAGACTTtggttcattaaaaaaattccttgATGAGTTTAAGACTGCTGCTTCAGCACAATTTGGTTCAGGATGGGCATGGCTTGCAT ATAAAGAAAGCAGACTTGACGTGGGAAATGTTCTGAATCCTCTTCAATCTGGTGAGGACAAGAAGCTAGTTGTGGTGAAGACTCCCAATGCTGTGAACCCCCTTGTTTGGAACTACTATTAT CCACTCCTTACCATTGATGTCTGGGAG CATGCTTACTTCATTGACTTTCAG AATCAGCGCCGTGATTATATATCGGTGTTCATGGATAAGCTTGTGTCTTGGGATGCAGTCAGCTCAAGACTTGAGCAAGCCAAGGCTCTAATcgaggagagggagagagaggctGAGAGGAAAAGTAGAGATGAAGAGAAACCGACAAGCAGTGAAGCCACTCCTGAGATATTTTCTGATAGTGACGCCGACTTGGATGCGGAAtga
- the LOC114370312 gene encoding superoxide dismutase [Fe], chloroplastic-like isoform X1 → MNLLSSPSSAASTSLSPSCFLPCYPHHAGFSSGTFKFSKKESRCIRKAGSITAKFELKPPPYPLNSLEPIMSEETIEYHWGKHHRTYVDNLNRQIDGTDLDGNSLEDTMVILYNKGDILPAFNNAAQAWNHDFFWESMKPGGGGRPSGELLKLIERDFGSLKKFLDEFKTAASAQFGSGWAWLAYKESRLDVGNVLNPLQSGEDKKLVVVKTPNAVNPLVWNYYYPLLTIDVWEHAYFIDFQNQRRDYISVFMDKLVSWDAVSSRLEQAKALIEEREREAERKSRDEEKPTSSEATPEIFSDSDADLDAE, encoded by the exons ATGAATTTGTTATCATCGCCTTCCAGTGCCGCTTCTACTTCTCTATCACCTTCCTGTTTTCTTCCTTGCTACCCTCATCATG CAGGGTTCTCTTCTGGTACCTTCAAATTCTCCAAGAAAGAG AGTAGATGTATAAGGAAAGCTGGAAGTATCACTGCAAAGTTCGAGTTGAAGCCACCACCATATCCACTG AATTCTTTGGAGCCAATTATGAGTGAGGAGACAATCGAATACCATTGGGGGAAGCATCACAGGACTTATGTAGATAATCTGAACAGGCAAATTGATGGAACAGATCTAGATGGGAATTCACTTGAGGACACTATGGTTATTTTGTACAATAAGGGTGACATTCTTCCAGCCTTCAACAATGCAGCGCAG GCATGGAACCATGACTTCTTCTGGGAGTCCATGAAACCTGGTGGTGGTGGAAGGCCATCTGGGGAGCTTCTAAAGCTGATTGAAAGAGACTTtggttcattaaaaaaattccttgATGAGTTTAAGACTGCTGCTTCAGCACAATTTGGTTCAGGATGGGCATGGCTTGCAT ATAAAGAAAGCAGACTTGACGTGGGAAATGTTCTGAATCCTCTTCAATCTGGTGAGGACAAGAAGCTAGTTGTGGTGAAGACTCCCAATGCTGTGAACCCCCTTGTTTGGAACTACTATTAT CCACTCCTTACCATTGATGTCTGGGAG CATGCTTACTTCATTGACTTTCAG AATCAGCGCCGTGATTATATATCGGTGTTCATGGATAAGCTTGTGTCTTGGGATGCAGTCAGCTCAAGACTTGAGCAAGCCAAGGCTCTAATcgaggagagggagagagaggctGAGAGGAAAAGTAGAGATGAAGAGAAACCGACAAGCAGTGAAGCCACTCCTGAGATATTTTCTGATAGTGACGCCGACTTGGATGCGGAAtga